In Ochotona princeps isolate mOchPri1 chromosome 21, mOchPri1.hap1, whole genome shotgun sequence, a single genomic region encodes these proteins:
- the IQCF1 gene encoding IQ domain-containing protein F1, producing the protein MEETQPGHQAESQETGEPANASSAPPAASSKKAKPSADTKKVDNADSKVGELPKKEKKTFDEKTAVVKIQAWWRGTLVRQALLHAALQAWVIQCWWRLILNRALEKRRRMALENFTREEWAAVRLQSWARMWRIRRRYCQVLNAVRIIQAYWRCHTCASRGIIKGQYRVTANQLHLELEILLGSGPCIVTECIPLPIKQ; encoded by the exons ATG GAGGAGACTCAGCCCGGACACCAGGCCGAGTCTCAGGAGACTGGGGAGCCAGCCAATGCATCCTCAGCACCACCAGCCGCCTCAAGCAAGAAG GCTAAACCTTCAGCTGACACAAAGAAAGTTGATAATGCGGACAGTAAAGTCGGAGAA ttaccaaaaaaagagaagaagaccTTTGACGAGAAGACGGCTGTTGTCAAGATCCAGGCCTGGTGGCGAGGCACCCTGGTGCGCCAGGCACTGCTGCACGCCGCCCTCCAGGCCTGGGTCATTCAGTGCTGGTGGCGGCTGATTCTGAACAGGGCCCTGGAGAAGAGGCGGCGGATGGCGCTGGAGAACTTTACGCGGGAGGAGTGGGCGGCTGTGAGGCTGCAGTCCTGGGCTCGCATGTGGCGCATCCGCCGGCGCTACTGCCAGGTGCTTAACGCCGTCCGCATCATCCAGGCCTACTGGAGGTGCCACACCTGCGCTTCCAGGGGCATCATCAAGGGCCAGTACCGGGTCACGGCCAACCAGCTGCACCTGGAGCTGGAGATCTTGCTGGGCTCAGGGCCTTGCATCGTGACAGAGTGTATTCCTCTTCCAATAAAGCAGTGA